A single Syngnathoides biaculeatus isolate LvHL_M chromosome 18, ASM1980259v1, whole genome shotgun sequence DNA region contains:
- the LOC133492139 gene encoding V-type proton ATPase catalytic subunit A-like, with protein sequence MDISKLPKIQDAERESQFGYVHGVSGPVVTATAMAGAAMYELVRVGHSELVGEIIRLEGDMATIQVYEETSGVSVGDPVLRTGKPLSVELGPGVMGSIFDGIQRPLKDINDITKSIYIPRGVNIGALNRDLKWDFTPIQSLRVGSHITGGDIYGVVFENSLIKHKLMLPPRSRGTVTYVAPPGNYDVSDVVLELDFEGIKEKFTMVQVWPVRQVRPVTEKLPANHPLLTGQRVLDALFPCVQGGTTAIPGAFGCGKTVISQSLSKYSNSDVIIYVGCGERGNEMSEVLRDFPELTMEVGGKVESIMKRTALVANTSNMPVAAREASIYTGITLSEYFRDMGYNVSMMADSTSRWAEALREISGRLAEMPADSGYPAYLGARLASFYERAGRVKCLGNPEREGSVSIVGAVSPPGGDFSDPVTSATLGIVQVFWGLDKKLAQRKHFPSVNWLISYSKYTRALDEYYDKHFPEFVPLRTKAKEILQEEEDLAEIVQLVGKASLAETDKITLEVAKLIKDDFLQQNGYTPYDRFCPFYKTVGILSNMIAFYDMSRHAVESTAQSDNKITWAMIREHLGEILYKISSMKFKDPVKDGEAKIKAEFAQLLEDMQNAFRTLEE encoded by the exons TTGTGACAGCGACAGCGATGGCTGGAGCGGCCATGTACGAGCTGGTGCGCGTCGGCCACAGTGAGCTGGTGGGAGAGATTATCCGTTTAGAAGGAGACATGGCCACCATCCAGGTCTATGAGGAAACTT CTGGGGTGTCGGTGGGTGACCCAGTTCTTCGCACAGGTAAACCCCTCTCTGTAGAGTTGGGACCAGGAGTCATGGGGTCCATCTTTGATGGCATCCAGCGACCTCTAAAAGACATCAATGACATCACAAAAAGCATCTACATCCCAAGAGGAGTGAACATCGGCGCCTTGAACAGGGACCTCAAATGGGACTTTACACCTATCCAAAGTCTTCgg GTTGGCAGTCACATTACAGGTGGGGACATCTATGGTGTGGTGTTTGAGAACTCCCTAATAAAGCACAAACTGATGCTTCCACCTCGTAGCAGAGGCACCGTCACCTACGTGGCACCACCAGGAAACTACGACGTTTCT GATGTGGTTTTGGAGCTGGACTTTGAAGGCATCAAGGAGAAATTTACCATGGTGCAGGTGTGGCCTGTACGACAGGTCCGGCCAGTCACTGAGAAATTGCCTGCGAATCATCCTCTGCTCACCGGTCAGAGAGTCCTGGATGCACTTTTTCC CTGTGTGCAGGGTGGCACCACAGCTATACCAGGTGCCTTTGGCTGTGGAAAGACTGTAATCTCCCAGTCATTGTCCAAATACTCCAACAGTGATGTCATCATCTATGTTGGGTGCGGCGAGCGCGGGAATGAGATGTCAGAAGTGTTGCGAGATTTCCCTGAG CTCACAATGGAAGTTGGCGGCAAGGtcgagagcatcatgaagagaACGGCACTTGTTGCAAACACATCCAACATGCCTGTGGCTGCCAGAGAGGCTTCAATCtatacag GGATCACACTGTCCGAATACTTCCGAGATATGGGTTACAACGTGAGCATGATGGCCGACTCAACATCGCGATGGGCCGAAGCTCTGAGAGAAATCTCCGGGCGATTGGCCGAAATGCCCGCCG ACAGTGGGTACCCGGCCTACTTGGGCGCTAGGCTGGCCTCCTTCTACGAGCGAGCGGGACGCGTGAAGTGTCTGGGGAATCCCGAGAGAGAAGGCAGTGTCAGCATAGTAGGAGC TGTGTCTCCCCCTGGTGGAGACTTCTCAGACCCCGTCACATCAGCAACATTGGGCATTGTTCAG GTGTTCTGGGGGCTGGACAAGAAGTTGGCTCAGAGAAAACACTTCCCGTCTGTGAACTGGCTGATTAGCTACAGCAAGTACACTCGGGCGCTGGATGAATACTACGATAAACACTTCCCCGAGTTTGTACCGCTTCGTACAAAAGCCAAGGAGATTCTCCAAGAGGAGGAGGATCTGGCTGAGATTGTGCAGCTTGTGGGAAAG GCTTCTCTTGCAGAGACTGATAAGATCACGCTGGAAGTCGCAAAACTCATTAAAGATGACTTCCTGCAGCAGAACGGTTACACACCTTACGACAG GTTCTGCCCCTTCTACAAAACAGTCGGGATCCTCTCAAACATGATCGCCTTTTACGACATGTCGCGGCACGCCGTCGAGTCCACGGCTCAGAGCGACAACAAAATCACCTGGGCCATGATCAGAGAGCACCTGGGTGAAATCTTGTACAAGATCAGTTCTATGAAGTTTAAG GACCCAGTCAAGGATGGAGAAGCTAAGATAAAAGCAGAGTTTGCCCAGCTGCTGGAGGACATGCAAAATGCGTTCCGGACTCTGGAGGAATGA